From Mya arenaria isolate MELC-2E11 chromosome 1, ASM2691426v1, a single genomic window includes:
- the LOC128228384 gene encoding uncharacterized protein LOC128228384 — METKTALFNPYRFEPYSVSSAIVVPKDDETMLRITALLILTGVQGAVSLLCYSCSDLESNELCFNVVQCPGLQKCYGRSDGMLDGRVTHTTGDVPLNSLRHVGTQQQEVLSFVRPRVQMISVTCMLVHQVRLKTVVLAQKIST; from the exons ATGGAAACAAAGACTGCTCTATTTAATCCATACAGATTTGAACCATACTCGGTGTCATCCGCAATTGTAGTTCCAAAA GATGATGAAACTATGCTAAGAATAACAGCATTGCTGATTTTAACTGGAGTGCAAG GGGCAGTTAGTCTGCTGTGTTATTCATGTTCGGATTTAGAGTCAAATGAGCTGTGTTTCAATGTGGTGCAATGTCCAGGTCTACAG aaatgttatgGGCGGTCGGATGGGATGCTAGATGGTCGCGTGACACACACAACCGGAGATGTACCTCTGAACTC GCTGCGCCACGTAGGAACGCAACAACAGGAGGTTTTAAGTTTTGTGCGTCCACGTGTTCAGATGATCTCTGTAACCTGTATGCTTGTTCACCAAGTAAGACTGAAAACTGTTGTGTTAGCTCAAAAGATTTCCACATAG